The Coffea arabica cultivar ET-39 chromosome 2c, Coffea Arabica ET-39 HiFi, whole genome shotgun sequence genome includes the window GGGAGTGTATGCCTCATTGTCAAGCTGAACTGGAAAGATATCATGTTGAtgatttccttctttttcccccctCTCCTAGCATCATGATGATATACCAGATGAATCTTGGAGCAAAAAATCTGTTCATTCGTCAAAGTTTGCCCGTTGGTTTGTTGAAGAAGGTACGGAAATTTTTAGGAAATTGCTTTTCGTGCTCCGTTATCCTGTTCAGACTGTCATCACTTATCTTGTTGCAGAAAGGAAGACAGAAGATGACCACTCCTCAGGTAGGCCAAATGATTTGCTCTCGCTGATTGTTGGTCATGATAAAGGAAGAAATCAAGTTGATACAAAGATTTTCGAGCATTTTCCAGCTGAGTTTCCTGATCAGAGAACTGAAATTGCTAATAAGCCTATAACAAATGCATCCTCTGCAACAATTGGAGTCTCCAAATCATTATCCTGTTCAAATAAGCAAGAGGTAGTTCCAGCCATCCTAACCTGTGAAGACCTTGAGCAGACAATTTTGTCAGAATACGGTGAGAAGAGTCCAACTTCATTACCACCTTTGGAAGGCTGGAGTTTTTCTGGTGCAAAGTCTGGACGACCTACAGCACATGTTGATAATCATGCATCTCAACACCTCCTTTCACTGTTACAAAAGGGAGCCAGCCAGAAAAATGCAACACCGAGCATTCCCGCAGATATTGATCCTTCAGAAATACAACCTGTTTctgatgtttgtgatgttggtcCTGCCCCCTACAAGACTGGGGAGAAAGTTGGCAAGAATAGTAGCACTTTGGGAGAAACACTTACTCTCGAAACTCTTTTTGGGACTGCTTTCATGAAGGAGCTCAAATCAGTCGAAGCACCTGTTTCTGTCCAAAGGGGTCCTGTTGGTTCTGCACAAACTGAATCTTTGGAACCGCAAGGACTATCCTTTCCTATTACTGATAATGGTTTATTTCCTACGACATTTGATCAAATAGGACTGGATAAGATGACTGATGAAAAGAATTTGTTGGTGTCAAGTCACAGGCAGCAAGTAAAGAtggataaaactgaaaaatggcTGGGATTAAACGATCCTCAAACCGAGTTGAACTTATCAAAGCAACAATATGAACTTGTTTCGAAACATGTTGGCTTCGATGGATCAGTTGAATACCAGCTGCCTGAAGAGGAAAGCTTAATTGCTGTCAGTGAAGATCTAAATGCTCGACTTTTTAGGTCAATGCCTGgcaaattttcaagtaaaaaagAATCCTCAGCCTTGAATGCACCAGGCGATATGGCAGAGAAACTGGCAGCAATTGGTGCTGCAGTCAAAGATGAGAGGTCCATGACTGGTTCAGATGGGCCGCCCTTTTTACATGGTCCTATTAACCAGATGGAACACGAAATTCCGTATCATGATTTTCATGTTCAAACATCAGCTTCCCACTTTCATTCAATGCAGATGAGTCATGAGAGGCCATTGCTCAACCCGCTGGATTCTCATCCAGCTCACATGAATTCCCAAATGAAGTTCATTGGTAGGGAGAGCATGATTCAGCATGATGCTCCTGCCAATCAGCAATTTCCTGTAAATATGCTTCGTCCTCCCTTCTATCAGCCTAGTGTGGGTGTGACTGGGTTTGATCATCCTGCGCATCTTGCAATGCTGCAGCAAATGCAGATGGCAGGTGGTCTGTCTCCacacatggcaaacgacttTTCAAGGGGTGCCCCAGCCCCTCATCTTGGTAATCAAGCACCTGGTTTATTGCAGGAACTCAACCCAATGCCAGGATATCCTTTTGGGCCCCATCAGCCCAACATTGGTGGCCTTGGAATGCCATTTCCAGGTAGAGaagccttttgttttgtttttttttttgggtgtgtaTGTTTCTCCTTCCACATTCACAAGTTAAAAGTCTATATGCTTTTAATGCACTTGCTTCTGTGAATGATGAAGGATCCATGCTGATGATGAGCATCCTGCATTCTTTATATCAAAGATATCACTGTTGCTCCTGGCTCATAAGTAACTTTCCTTATCTTATGTTCTGTTTTTCTGAGGCAGTTTATTGTGATCCAAGGCCTACCTATGATCATATCTGAGCCTTTCAACTTTAAGCTTAAAAGTTGATTTTAAAAAATCAGCCCTCAAGATGCTTCTGGAAACAGCTTTTAGATGTTCAAAAACTGTGAAAACaaaaacttatttttaatttttgaaacagcTGATTTATACTTTAAGTTGTCCACACCTTTAAAAATAGAAATGCACTTCTGCTTTTTCAAATGGCTTATTCAAACTTTAAAAGaacaaatgaagaagaagaagaaaagaaagaacttAAGCCGAAGACACCAAAAAGTATTCCAAATGTTCCTAGGGAAACATGGTCCAAGTTGACTTTGGTGTATGACTTTATGGTATGCTTTTTACCAGTTGTGCTATAGGAACAATTTCATAGCTCAGCATTGGTAGTCACTCAAAATGTGTCTTCTTACATTCGCTTTCTTGATCAACTGAATTAGAAAGCTTGCTGATCTGTTTATCTGGTATGAATGGTGAGCTAGTGCTAGTTTTCATGGTTTCTATATAAATAGAAGGTTGATTTTGTGTTTCTTTTGGATGCATTAGCTCCTGATGTCAACGGTGGAAGCAATCACCCAGAGGCTTTTCAAAGGTTGGTTGAAATGGAACTTAGGGCTAAATCAAAGCAGATCCCTCCTTTTGCTGCTGGTCATAGCCAGGCTATGTACGGTCATGAGCTTGACATGGGTTTCCGCTACAGGTAGTCGATCGTGAATATGATCTGGCTTGCTATTTGTCCATCATCTTGGCTCCAGCTGTAACTGGTACATGCTGAATTGGGGATAAATGTCATCTATGTGCAATCAAGTTGGGCTTCTTTGCATTTGATCCTTTGAAATTGGCATTcaaaaatgaggggaaaagcaAAATCTGTAATGTCCTTCCAGTATTTTGTGTGCAGGATCTTTGTAGTTTCACTAGcaatctatttttctttttccttttttttttttttgtttttgttattttttcccTGGGTTTCTTCATAACTTGGTATATTTGTTAATATCTCTCTGTTATGTCAGCCACTGCATTTGCGACAACTAAAGGCGCGACTGAACTCAGTCAAGAGACTGACTCTTAGAGTTTAGTGGATATTGAGGGGCTTGACGTGGGCTCGAGCATCTTTATTACTGCATCTGCCAGTGTTGCAAAATGAGCCCCCCTGTGACAAGTCTGAGCCCCAGTAGAAGTTGAATCAGCCAACGTTTTCAGTTTGAGCTACCGGCTTTTGCATCCCAATTATTAAGATTCTTCTTTTTGCACCACAACTCCGACCTGTGTCCTTTGATTCCCAAACCGTATTATAAATCCCATCTTACCTTGCCTGGCATGATCTGAACACAATATTCAGTAGTATTCGGTGAATTCAGAAGTTTAAGTCAAGACTTGACGGCTCTTAAAATCACCGAATGAAAGGTGGGTTCCCTCACTTGACTATCATCAGATCGACTCTCAACAATCTTGTGGCAGAGACTTCAGGCTGAGGAATTGCAATCTACCCTATAGAACTCATccctttgaatgatttcctttAATCGGTAGAAAGCCTCCTACTGATTGGGTAGTAGTTGACCATCGAATTTGATTCGCATCTAACGTCTCTAACCCAGAAAATGTCCGGAGGGACTTAAACCTTGAGAATAAACCGATTCCATGCAATTCCGTACCATATAACCGACAAAGCTAATGGGTGGGTGGGTGTGCCGGTCGCTAGGATCCTGGGCAAACAGCCATTTACCAAGAATAGAGTTGCTAGTTCTGTGGACTCGCAAGGACAGGATATCACGGGGTCCATGAAAATGCAGCGCAAGTACTTGATAGATTACTAAATACTCTGCCAGCGTAGAATAAGAAATAATCATGACATGACTAACGGAAATTTAAacatatgtacatatatacataataaTTGCTATACATAGTGATTCCATCTAACATTTGGTAGCAGCAAAACTTCTTAAAAGCAAGAGAATCAAAACTGTCATCCGCCTTCCACCCCAGCCTACAGGCAACAGCCCATGACCACCAAAAGTAAACACAGAGCGAGAAACCAAAGCCAGCATCAGCCATCCAGAGCGGCGTGGCTGGAAAGAAACCTATATAAGCTGGCTTGTTACAGGAACTCCATCTCCGAATGCCACCAAAAACATGTGACCTAACGTGCGTACATTGGACAGACACGGACATTTGAAAGCCCATGCAACAAACATAGGATATCACACAAGGGCATATAATATGAACTGTTGCAATCATGGCCCACAGCTTCAACCACATAACCTAGCTGATAATCCATTGTAAAATAACTAAATCAGCAGAGACTTCCAAGCTAGTGAACGGAAAAAGGAACTGAAGGACACATTAGCACTTCCCACCTTCAAAACTATCACAAAGATCAAACCATGTGCTCTAGCTTCTAAGCTGGGATCATTTTGTTGGGCGCTTTCTGTTTATATTCTTCTGTACCCCCGCCAGATGATGCAATTAATCTCCTCTGCACCAATCGACGAGAAAAGTATCAGGGCATAAAGATTCAAAAGAACAGAGCATTGTCAAGCAAGTAAATAACATGTCTTGGAACAGAAGAAAACCATCCAAACAGACTTTAGGAATATGAAGAGTTTCGCAACCCAACTGTTTTCTCAAAATACATCAGCTCTCCACAAAGTTCTGCAGCTGCAGGAAAGTCAACATATCCAACTCCTCCAACACTCACCTTGTCTACCCTCACatcaacccccccccccctcttctctctctctcttccccaaACCAAAAACCCCAAAATAGAGAATGAAATCAAAGGAAAATGGagaaaaaaagatttaaaaataaaatcatacATCAAATAACAATGTTATCCATTCCAAAGAGTGTACTCAATATTTTTCTCCAGCAAACAAGAGAAGCCAGTAGGTTATTGCTTGCATTGCTTGCCAACTCGGAAAATACACAACAAAACAGCATTCTATTAGGGCTACTAAACAACGACTGCACTACCATATGTTACCCAGGGAAACCATTAGTAAAGTTTACCTAGATCCAAATATAGTCTTTACATCCCTGGCTTTTGTAATGACAAACTCAGACCAAAAGTATCCCAAGAAATTGAACAGAGAACAGAAGATGTGAAAGAATCAAAATCATGTAAGAATCATGAATGCCAGCTTCAATGTTCTTCAAGCCATTTGTTTATGAATTTTACATCAGCTTATGCTGAATAGTGATGCAAAAGCAAAGTTGACAAACTGAGGGAAAAAACTGAATAACTTAAAAAGTCCTGATAATCATGCAAAATTTAGATCTATCCTGATTAGGTACCATTACATGACTGGAGGATCACAAGATTGTTCAGCACAACTGAGATCTTCTTGGTGGATTACAAGTGAAAGCCCGACAGTGAATGGATTACATCCTATACAACCATAAGCATTTATTGTCATACTGAAAAACATAATTGGCATTGAAGAAGATCACAGAACACAAGCAAGGTCAATCTACAGTAAAAAACTGATGCCAGTTAAGTCTTCTTTCTAATATGTAGATGAAGCTGCTGTTATCATGTAACTTACAGTAAACAGAAGATTGACAATGGAGAAAAAGACTCAAAAGCTAGGAATACTGAAAAGCTTACATGATCCTCAAATTCAGGGCTCACTAAATTGACAGAAAGGTTCTTCATCAGCATCAGCACCTGCATAAAACACAGAACAAAACCCTTATAAATTGCCAGTTTACACCAAAGCAAGCAAGATAAGGATAAACTAAGCTAAATGGCATCCATGTTACCATGAAGGTTACTGAGAAATGCAACATACAAATTGAATATGCAATGTGCTTGAATGGGTgcaaacaatttttttaatagtAAATCCTGTACCCAAACAGCTAATGTTGGGCAAGAGAAGAAGGAATTCCAGACATCAAACAACGAACAGTAGCAAGACATCAACTAAAAACTTCTATCACATCATGTATTAGCAAGGATCTCCACAGTTAATTTGAAAACTAAGGGCAAGTGTGCCCTGATTTAAAGAGAAGGAAAAGTAGGAAAACCGGAACTTTGGATCTATACATGGCTGTTTCTGTGTATGTTCTACATTTCGACCTCAAGTCAGTTCTACAGGCTTTAAACTCCACATGTAGGTCTTGAATCTTGAAGCAAGTCTTACACTCATATAAAACAAGTTTGAGAAGGCTCATCAGTATGAGTAAAAGAACTTTGTACTTATCCATTGACTAGCACAGAACACAAGCAATATCATTAGTTGTCTAATACTGCAGGAAATAACTAACTTTCTATTGCACATAGGCATTATCCAGAGATCTTTTCTAAGAAGCTCATTTCAATAGAGGTGAAACCAGTATGTGCAAAAAGCCAGCATGAACAGAAGAGAAGACCAGATAATGATCTTTGACCCTGACATTGAAGGCCCCACCTTTGTTACAAACTAAATCCTTTGACATATGATAAGTTGATACTCAATTTTGGTAACTATGGAGATATGTATGATAGACATACATACTTCAATGAGAAAGGGCAAGTGCCCCTGCTCATGATAGCTCACAGGATACCCACCACAGATAACTAAGACGAACAAAGTAAAAAACCAGATAAAGCAGGGAAAAAAGCCTATCAAATGTTGTTAACTTTACAAACCATTACAGCCAAATGAGAGTTACAGCAGCTAagctctaattatctcctaccATCCAGGCATTTACAGGGCCCATCTTCTTTAGTCTCAAAATAACTGTTTTTGGCATTCCTTCATCTTATCATAAAGAAATTATCCAtaaacaaaattccagaaaaaaTAATGGCTTTAGGGTGACATACCGTCTCCATATTAATTGGGTCCATCTTCCTTAGTCTCAGCAAATGATCACTTGCATTGGGATCAAAGATGCTACCAATGAAGCTATACACTTGAGCAAAATCCGGCATTACTGTTCCCAACAACAAAGACATCAATACTGTAGTATATTTGAGAATGACATCTGATGAAACTTAAACATGCCATCAAAAACAAGAGACACGAAGTAGAATAATAtccataaaaggaaaaatacagAACCAGGATGATATGTTCCGTGACAAGGAGCTTGCCAAGAATGTGTTCACACAGGGcacaaaaaattcaagaaaaaatgaaatgtgAGACAGAAAACGGTACAATCAAGGCAACAGGTGAATCTCACATTCCCATTCAATACACACATACAAGACCAGAAAAGGTCAAGACAGACTTCAACTGAGAAGCAAAGAAGAACTCAACTGTTTCCCTCCAAAATTCAGAAATTGTCATTTGTTGACTTTCAACAAAGAAGATACACATTATTTATCGGGGAGATAGAGAGATGGACGTACATTCATACAGTACAGGATAATCAAACACCACTGACTTGCAGTACATGACATCATTATTGCAGGAAGCAAAATGAATTAACCTTTTCTTGTATTATTAATTAGCAAATATATTGAGTATGCGTGACAAGGAGAAAACTTAACCCAACCATTCCATTTCCTTTGTAAATTTTTTGCATCCTTGATCCCAAATTTCCAATACAACGGACTTATCAGAGTTTGAAACTAGCTTTTGCAGTATTCCATCAAATCTTAAATCGGAAGATATGGGCTCTATCAATCAGACTCTTACTGTGGCAACCAAataaactaaaatttgaaaccAAAAAATTCTCATATTTTACCTTTCTTTCCAGTCACTTCAACATGGTATGGTAACTCTGCAATCTCTTTAAAGATGCAAAATGTTTGAGAGACCATAGCGATGATATATTTTAGTCTTTAATTACCACTTGATCACGGAATAATGATCATAAAGGTGTTTTAACCAAATTAACTtgtttcaagaaaatacaaaccTCTGGCTAGCTTGTTATctttctcctttacttgatcACTTGTCTCATTGATAGGCCAAATCCTTGGAGTGCTTTCATTGCTGCTGCTGCTATAATTGTGTGTGATTGTAGCACCAGCTAAGCCCATATCTTTATCTGATAAAGGAAACATGCTTTATATTAATCAAGAAGCAATGAAGTTATCAATTCCAAAATCTACCAGAACCAGTAAAAACAAAGAGAACTGGGGTATCATACAGAGGTCAGAAAAGATAAACAAACCTTTCGTCATGTATAACGTATTTGCTGTTGGTACCGTATTGTATGTCCAAGGAGACACAACAGGGTTGCTTACTGAATTGCCAGGAACTGACAAGGAATCAGGCCTCATAACATACTTCGGTTCAACCAATGCAGAGGAGGAATGCAATTGCCCAGTAACGTGGGGTCCAGCTGCAGCAGGCAGGCAGGCATGTtagtataataataataatataatataataaaaagtctCATAAGATGGCAAGGTCTATAATAGATAATTCCAACCAGTTTTTGGGGCTTTTTGCGGGTATGGATGTGATGCTTTCCTCTTTGGCCGAGGAGGAGGCACATGTTCGCTTGTCCCACTTTTTTGCACCTTTAAAAAGTATTTTTGTGCATGGCTACGTATCTGCAAGGATCACATTTTAGCATCTGGAATAAAGCAGATAGAAGCATATTGaagaaaatctgaaaaaatctaattgtttggggggggggggggggaagagaaAAATATGCTACATGGACTGGAGAAAAAGATATAACCCCCAGGAAAATGAGTACCAACATTtaaatcacaacccaacaagtTCATTAGCAGCAACCATAGAATCATTCAGGCAGAATGATATACAAGCAAGACTTCGTCTAGAGAACTAAACCACAAAAATAATGAATCACAACAAATGTAACAGGTTCTCCAGATATAAAGCAACATTTTGACAAAAGTAGGTTCAGAATAATGAAAACAGATCAACctataaaacagaaaaaggtAATGCGCCATAATACTATAAACATCCGAACATGCAAACAGATGCCATCAAATCACAAGACAAAGTAGTGACAATAAATGAAAGGTTCATCAAACTAAAAGTAGACAATAAATGAAAGGTTCATCAAACTAAAAGTTTTCAATCTTCAGTAGATACAACTAATGACATGTTCCGAGCATCTCCATAGCGTTGAACAAATAAGGAATAAAATTGaagacagtttttttttttttttttctgaattcCCAACCTGAGTCAATGCCTAACCCTGAGGGATAAAACCATTTCATGCTTATGGGAAAAACTTACCTACACCAGGTTCACAGGCACCAGGTCAATGACACAGCACGTGAAGCACGTGTTAACTAAAACAACTCCAGTATCAACCCCTCACGTGCCACACAGTTGGCCAGGTACTTGTGCACCAAGTGTAGGTTTTTCCCCTGCTTATAAACCTCAACAGAAAataacaaaggaaaaagaaacctTAACTTCAGTATAAATCTTCACGCAATACAAAGGAGAGACAAAATTTATCCCAGACGAAAAATCAGAATATGGATATAGGAAAT containing:
- the LOC113728115 gene encoding uncharacterized protein isoform X2, encoding MSLEKEGRSSLDSAVDASRKTEKGSKIVYTREFLLSLSELEICKKLPSGLDKSLLSELEDGPQSTNDRLRTHGSLPVQGFRRTEYGSSPPTRGDSAYYSRGIYGRWDGRSSGRSDRDSDSQSDRESESGRRYNNQSRRSWQGTEHDGLLGSGSFPRPSGYTTGISAPKLRANDHYQLNRSNEPYHPPRPYKAAPLSRRDTDAYNDETFGSTECTSEDRVEEERRRRASFELMRKEQQKALQEKQQSSLEKCKADASSDISVLSDDINEEKVILDRENELDSTTNPSISSIDSGKCALPSHATCRPLVPPGFKNAVVEKTSGVKSLTQSYSVENGTLGSLERKFSGEISLSNEPPEDKTIHTLLSNKGEQIANSSSNSDVSSKKTGMVDFLHQTSILPEAHEALDEPEMIKLNAKVSGLKLGGDLRETDATSILEKIFGNASTVNGNDSADSVEHHDDIPDESWSKKSVHSSKFARWFVEEERKTEDDHSSAEFPDQRTEIANKPITNASSATIGVSKSLSCSNKQEVVPAILTCEDLEQTILSEYGEKSPTSLPPLEGWSFSGAKSGRPTAHVDNHASQHLLSLLQKGASQKNATPSIPADIDPSEIQPVSDVCDVGPAPYKTGEKVGKNSSTLGETLTLETLFGTAFMKELKSVEAPVSVQRGPVGSAQTESLEPQGLSFPITDNGLFPTTFDQIGLDKMTDEKNLLVSSHRQQVKMDKTEKWLGLNDPQTELNLSKQQYELVSKHVGFDGSVEYQLPEEESLIAVSEDLNARLFRSMPGKFSSKKESSALNAPGDMAEKLAAIGAAVKDERSMTGSDGPPFLHGPINQMEHEIPYHDFHVQTSASHFHSMQMSHERPLLNPLDSHPAHMNSQMKFIGRESMIQHDAPANQQFPVNMLRPPFYQPSVGVTGFDHPAHLAMLQQMQMAGGLSPHMANDFSRGAPAPHLGNQAPGLLQELNPMPGYPFGPHQPNIGGLGMPFPAPDVNGGSNHPEAFQRLVEMELRAKSKQIPPFAAGHSQAMYGHELDMGFRYR
- the LOC113728115 gene encoding uncharacterized protein isoform X1, which encodes MSLEKEGRSSLDSAVDASRKTEKGSKIVYTREFLLSLSELEICKKLPSGLDKSLLSELEDGPQSTNDRLRTHGSLPVQGFRRTEYGSSPPTRGDSAYYSRGIYGRWDGRSSGRSDRDSDSQSDRESESGRRYNNQSRRSWQGTEHDGLLGSGSFPRPSGYTTGISAPKLRANDHYQLNRSNEPYHPPRPYKAAPLSRRDTDAYNDETFGSTECTSEDRVEEERRRRASFELMRKEQQKALQEKQQSSLEKCKADASSDISVLSDDINEEKVILDRENELDSTTNPSISSIDSGKCALPSHATCRPLVPPGFKNAVVEKTSGVKSLTQSYSVENGTLGSLERKFSGEISLSNEPPEDKTIHTLLSNKGEQIANSSSNSDVSSKKTGMVDFLHQTSILPEAHEALDEPEMIKLNAKVSGLKLGGDLRETDATSILEKIFGNASTVNGNDSADSVEHHDDIPDESWSKKSVHSSKFARWFVEEERKTEDDHSSGRPNDLLSLIVGHDKGRNQVDTKIFEHFPAEFPDQRTEIANKPITNASSATIGVSKSLSCSNKQEVVPAILTCEDLEQTILSEYGEKSPTSLPPLEGWSFSGAKSGRPTAHVDNHASQHLLSLLQKGASQKNATPSIPADIDPSEIQPVSDVCDVGPAPYKTGEKVGKNSSTLGETLTLETLFGTAFMKELKSVEAPVSVQRGPVGSAQTESLEPQGLSFPITDNGLFPTTFDQIGLDKMTDEKNLLVSSHRQQVKMDKTEKWLGLNDPQTELNLSKQQYELVSKHVGFDGSVEYQLPEEESLIAVSEDLNARLFRSMPGKFSSKKESSALNAPGDMAEKLAAIGAAVKDERSMTGSDGPPFLHGPINQMEHEIPYHDFHVQTSASHFHSMQMSHERPLLNPLDSHPAHMNSQMKFIGRESMIQHDAPANQQFPVNMLRPPFYQPSVGVTGFDHPAHLAMLQQMQMAGGLSPHMANDFSRGAPAPHLGNQAPGLLQELNPMPGYPFGPHQPNIGGLGMPFPAPDVNGGSNHPEAFQRLVEMELRAKSKQIPPFAAGHSQAMYGHELDMGFRYR
- the LOC113728116 gene encoding protein REVEILLE 3-like, producing MVSVYPTPPAAHQQDFYYFPGMGDPMKVGLPGLHSLQPPTNVNGTTGTGNVIDSGTSVVPEDPNKKVRKPYTITKSRESWTDQEHDKFLEALQLFDRDWKKIEAFVGSKTVIQIRSHAQKYFLKVQKSGTSEHVPPPRPKRKASHPYPQKAPKTAGPHVTGQLHSSSALVEPKYVMRPDSLSVPGNSVSNPVVSPWTYNTVPTANTLYMTKDKDMGLAGATITHNYSSSSNESTPRIWPINETSDQVKEKDNKLARVMPDFAQVYSFIGSIFDPNASDHLLRLRKMDPINMETVLMLMKNLSVNLVSPEFEDHRRLIASSGGGTEEYKQKAPNKMIPA